From a single Anaerolineales bacterium genomic region:
- a CDS encoding TlyA family RNA methyltransferase, with protein sequence MSKIRLDVLLVDKGLADSRAKAQALIMAGQVRVAGQVALKPATTVQPDAQLTVDTGPRFVSRGGEKLEGALKTFSIDVSDFTCADVGASTGGFTDCLLQHGAEKVYAIDVGKGILHWKLRNDPRVVVMEETNARFVESLPEKIDLVTVDTSFISLKVLLPVIKGWLNLFPLSSFTDEGKKKEERKIIALIKPQFEAGKKEVSRGDGVIRDPEIHRRVLLEVLEFAKDEGFGLRGLVKSSLLGPKGNAEFLVWLDMSPNEVSAEELVNAVMKQEIAPG encoded by the coding sequence ATTGGCAGACTCGCGCGCCAAAGCCCAGGCGCTCATCATGGCTGGACAAGTGCGTGTCGCGGGTCAGGTCGCGCTCAAACCTGCCACCACCGTCCAACCGGATGCCCAACTGACAGTGGATACCGGTCCGCGTTTTGTTTCGCGCGGCGGCGAAAAACTGGAAGGCGCGCTGAAGACATTTTCGATTGATGTGAGTGATTTCACCTGTGCGGATGTGGGCGCATCCACGGGCGGCTTTACGGATTGCCTGCTCCAGCACGGTGCAGAAAAAGTCTACGCGATTGATGTTGGAAAAGGAATTCTGCACTGGAAACTCCGCAACGATCCGCGCGTGGTCGTTATGGAAGAGACCAACGCCCGCTTCGTAGAATCCCTGCCGGAGAAGATCGATCTCGTCACAGTAGATACATCTTTTATCTCATTGAAAGTTCTGTTACCAGTGATTAAGGGTTGGCTCAATCTTTTTCCTCTCTCCTCTTTCACCGATGAAGGAAAGAAGAAAGAAGAAAGAAAGATTATCGCTCTCATCAAGCCTCAATTCGAGGCAGGCAAAAAGGAAGTCTCGCGCGGCGACGGTGTCATCCGCGACCCTGAAATTCACAGACGGGTTCTGCTGGAAGTTCTGGAATTTGCAAAGGACGAAGGCTTCGGTTTGCGTGGATTGGTCAAATCGTCCTTGCTGGGTCCCAAAGGAAATGCCGAGTTTTTGGTTTGGCTGGATATGTCACCGAATGAAGTTTCGGCGGAAGAACTGGTGAATGCAGTGATGAAGCAGGAGATTGCTCCGGGCTAA